A single Tenacibaculum sp. Bg11-29 DNA region contains:
- a CDS encoding RluA family pseudouridine synthase, with translation MNKFISFTNEVNSFTLPNNFDYPYNYTPDSIAKIAASELQEYLKKQTDFSHDFGLDDTDNKNASGKMFGVLVVKNSKGILGYLAAFSGQISESTTHNHFVPPVYDVLSKQRILLQVNEKHKQINQVLDNLKNSVPYLNTKKKYLKKKLQHESLIVEEQTKIKERRKDRKKQGKQHNQLNINEEFYIHEYEVYLNNKIDSLKKEYTKYSQQIIQLEEELIAVSVSGKQQILKQYLFLNTKNEAKNLLDIFNDSAQNIPNNSGDCCIPKLLQYAFSHNFTPICMAQFWWGKPLTTAVRKHKYYYTACTTKCKPILNHMLKGLNVNENPLLVQHQEKKELKIIFEDDSLMVINKPCGLLSVPGKEIQDSVYVRIKKMFPNATGPLVVHRLDMATSGILLIAKNIEIYKALQVQFVNRIIKKRYVALLDGILTNKKGEINLPLRVDLNDRPKQLVCNDHGKPARTKWEVIEVNNNKTKVYFYPITGRTHQLRVHAAHNLGLNTAIIGDDLYGTSSNRLHLHAEKIGFNHPITKRWVEFTEPTNF, from the coding sequence ATGAATAAGTTCATTTCTTTTACAAATGAGGTAAACTCATTTACTTTACCAAATAACTTTGATTATCCATATAATTACACTCCAGATTCAATAGCTAAAATAGCTGCAAGTGAGTTACAAGAATATTTAAAAAAACAAACAGATTTCTCTCATGACTTCGGTTTAGATGATACCGATAACAAAAACGCGTCAGGTAAAATGTTTGGGGTTTTAGTTGTTAAAAATAGTAAAGGTATTTTAGGTTATTTAGCGGCTTTTTCTGGTCAGATTTCAGAAAGCACAACACATAATCATTTTGTTCCACCAGTTTATGATGTTTTAAGTAAACAACGTATTTTATTACAAGTAAACGAAAAACACAAACAGATTAATCAAGTACTTGATAATTTAAAAAATAGTGTCCCTTACTTAAATACTAAAAAAAAGTATCTTAAAAAGAAATTACAACATGAGTCTTTAATAGTTGAAGAACAAACGAAAATTAAAGAACGAAGAAAAGATAGAAAAAAACAAGGGAAACAGCACAATCAACTTAATATAAATGAGGAGTTTTATATTCATGAATATGAAGTTTATTTAAATAATAAAATAGATTCTTTAAAAAAAGAATACACCAAATATAGCCAGCAAATAATTCAATTAGAAGAAGAATTAATAGCTGTTTCAGTATCAGGTAAACAACAAATACTTAAACAATACCTGTTTTTAAATACTAAAAATGAAGCTAAGAATTTATTAGATATATTTAACGATTCTGCACAAAATATTCCTAATAATTCAGGTGATTGTTGCATTCCTAAATTATTACAATATGCTTTTTCACACAACTTCACTCCTATTTGTATGGCGCAATTTTGGTGGGGAAAACCATTAACTACCGCCGTTCGAAAACACAAATATTATTACACTGCATGTACTACCAAATGCAAACCTATTTTAAATCATATGCTTAAAGGTTTAAATGTTAATGAAAATCCTTTATTAGTACAGCATCAAGAAAAAAAAGAGCTAAAAATTATATTTGAAGATGATTCTTTAATGGTAATTAATAAACCATGCGGATTGTTATCTGTACCTGGAAAAGAGATTCAGGACTCTGTATATGTTCGTATAAAAAAAATGTTTCCTAATGCTACTGGTCCGTTAGTTGTGCATCGCCTAGATATGGCTACGTCTGGTATATTACTAATTGCAAAAAATATAGAAATATATAAAGCTTTACAAGTTCAATTTGTAAATAGAATAATAAAAAAACGATACGTTGCATTATTAGATGGTATACTAACAAATAAAAAAGGTGAAATTAACTTGCCTTTAAGAGTAGATTTAAATGATAGGCCAAAACAATTAGTTTGCAATGATCATGGAAAGCCTGCTCGTACGAAATGGGAAGTAATTGAAGTTAACAACAATAAAACAAAAGTATATTTTTATCCTATTACTGGTCGTACACATCAATTACGTGTTCATGCAGCACACAACTTAGGTTTAAATACAGCTATTATTGGAGATGATTTATATGGAACCTCTTCTAATAGATTACATTTACATGCCGAAAAAATAGGTTTTAATCACCCCATTACCAAAAGATGGGTTGAATTTACAGAACCTACTAATTTTTAA